Genomic DNA from Candidatus Saganbacteria bacterium:
TGCGAAAGAATCAACAGAAGTTACATCATCGGCTCCCGAATAATCGATGCCGAGGCCGCCGCCGATATTTATTTCTTCAACCCTTATCTGCACAGCCTTAAATATCTGCGAAGCAATATCAGTCAAAACATCGATCTCTGCAAGGAAAGGCTTAACATCGAATATTTGCGATCCAATATGCGCGTGAAGCCCGACAAAATCGACAAAATTCATTTTTTGGGTCAGTTTAACCGCATCGACGATATTTTCTTTTGCCATGCCGAACTTCGAATCGATCTGTCCCGTTTGAATAAATTCATGGGTGTGGGCGTCAATTCCGGGATTCACCCTGAACAATATCTTGGTCTTCTTTTTTAATTTTTCAGTTATTTTATCTAGGTTTACCAGTTCTTGCAGGTTATCAACAACGATCCTTCCAATACCGGCTTCGATCGCTTCTTCAAGTTCTTTTTCGGGCTTATTGTTGCCATGGAAGTAAATATTCGATAAATTGCAGCCGGCATTCCGCGCCGTAAAGAATTCCCCTCCCGATGAAACATCAACGCCTAAACCTTCATCATTTATTATCCTCAACAAAGCTGTCGTGCAAAGAGCTTTGCTGGCATAAATGATCAAAGTATTTTGATATCTGTCTTTAAATGCAGTCCGGTACTCTCTGCATTTTCCTCTTAAAGTCACTTCATCGATCACATACAATGGGGTGCCGAATTCCGATGCCAGATCGACGCAATCGCACCCTCCGACCTCGAAATGGCCCTTTGCATTTATTTTAGATGTTATCGGCTGGTTCATTTTTTTTCTCTCAATAATTTATACTCGAGCGAATCAACCAAAGCCAAATATGAAGCCTCAACGACATTGGTCGAAACGCCGACCGTTCCCCAGCATTTGCTGTCATCGCATGATTCGATTATAACCCTAACTCTGGCGGCAGTCCCCGCCTTTGAATCAAGCACGCGGACTTTATAATCGGCCAGTTTGATTGTTTTAATAGCCGGATAAATATCTTCAAGAACCTTTCTCAATGCGCCATCCAAAGCGTTGATCGGGCCGTCGCCTATCGCTTTTGATTCGTAAGTTTTGCCTTTAACAATAATCTTAATATTAGCATTCACGATAAAATTTTCTTCCGTATTCTGGACAATTTCAATCGAATACTTTTGCAGTTCAAAAGAAGGCCTATGCAAGCCGAAAGATCGCTTGAGAAGCAATTCGAAACTTGCTTCACCCTCTTCAAATTGATAACCTTCATGCTCCAATTGTTTTAATTTCTTAATGATATCTTTAGCGCTTGCGGAATCTCTATCAATATCGACTCCGTATTCTTTTGCTTTAAAAAGAAGATTTGAAATGCCGGAAAGCTCGGACACTGTTGCTCTGCGCTCATTTCCAACCGATTCCGGAGCAATATGTTCGTATGTCCCGGGATTTTTTAGCACCGCAGAAACATGTATCCCGCCTTTGTGGGCGAACGCGGACCTGCCGACAAATGGCTGATGTGCCGATTGGGGAAGGTTTGCTATTTCTGAAACATGTCTTGAGAGTTCGGTCAAACTGTTTAAGTTTTTCCCTGCGGAACAGTCGAACTTCATCTTGAGATTGATGATCGGGATTATCGAGCAAAGGTTTGCATTCCCGCACCTTTCCCCATAGCCATTAATAGTTCCCTGTACCTGATTTGCTCCGCAATATACCGCCATTCCCGAAACAGAAACAGCACATTCCGAATCATTATGCGCATGTATGCCAATAGGCGCTATTAATTTCGTTTTTATTTCATTGATTATCTTTTGGGCCTCAAATGCAAGCGTCCCGCCGTTCGTATCGCAAAGGCATAAAACATCCGCTCCGGCCTCTTCTGCCGTTTTTAAACACTTTAAGGCGTATGACGGATTCTTCTTATAGCCATCAAAGAAATGTTCGGCATCAAAAACAACTTCTTTGCCTTTAGATTTTATATAAGCGATAGTATCTTTTATCATCAAAAGATTTTCATCAAGCGACACTTTTAGAGCTTCGGCAACGTGAAAGTCCCATGTTTTACCGAAGATCGCGACAACAGGAGTCCCAGCTTCGATAAGTGTTGCAATGTTTTTGTCGTCTTCGACCTTGATATTTCCGCGCCTTGTCGAGGAGAATGCGGATAGTTTGGCGTGCTTAAGTTTTAGGTCTTTTGCTTTCTTGAAAAATTCGATATCCTTGGGATTGCTCCCCGGCCAGCCGCCTTCGATATAGTCGATCCCAAATCCATCAAGCAGATAGGTGATTTTTAGCTTGTCTTCCACGGAAAACGATATGCCCTCTGTTTGTGCGCCATCGCGGAGGGTAGTATCGTATATTGATATTTTTGGCATATTTTGAAATTATATCAGCTATTGCAATCGTCTTCAATGAAGAAAATAGCCCTCACCCAACTATTTGTTTTATATAAACAAATTGAAAATCCACCCTCTCCCACAGGGAGAGGGGTTGCAAGAAATACGTTTTCAATTATAATGAAACTGGGTGAGGGCTATTCACAATGATAAAAAAAGTTATTATATATTTAATAATACTGTCAGTTCCAGCATTTGCTTCTGGCCTTATAAAGATCGAACAGGTCCAAGACCCTGTAACTTTAAGGTCAGCCGATGCTGTCCAAGGCGAAGTCCTTGTCAAATTCAAACCTGCAATTTCCACAAAATCAATTTCAGCTTTAAGCTTGAATGTATTGGAAGTTTCGCTAAGCACTCAAGTTTATAAACTTGCGGTCCCACCGGGAAGAACCATATCGGAATATTTGACGGAGCTATCAAACGATAAGAATATAATTTATGCTGAACCAAACTATATTATCCGCGCCCATGCAACGACGCCGAATGATACTTCTTACGACTTACAATGGAATCTCCCGTTGATCAAAGCTCCGGAAGGTTGGGACATATCAACCGGAGATGCGACAGTTGTAATCGCAGATATCGATTCAGGGTGCGATACGACCCATCCGGACCTGTCGGACAAGATCACAAGCAATAGCAAAAATTTTCAAGGAGCCGGAAGCTCGATAACAGATCTTAACAGCCATGGGACCCATACCGCGGGAATATTGGCCGCAGTTACAAATAATAGTGTTGGGGTCGCTGGCGTCGCTTGGAATTGCAAGATCATGGTATTGAGAATGCTTGATGCCGCGGGGACCGGTGAAGTTTTCGATTTTAATAATGCTGTGGTCTATGCGGCAGACAAAGGGGCTAAAGTCATCAACATGAGTTTGGGGACTTTGAATTTTTCCCAAAGTATGGCGGATGCGGTAGCATATGCGTACGGCAAAAATTGCGCAATGTTTTCATCGAGCGGCAACGAATCTTCTTTAACTGTTGATTATCCCGCAAAATTAGCAGGTGTAATTGCAGTAAGCGCAGTCGATAAAAATAAAAATATCACGCCATATTCAAACAGCGGGCCGGAAATTTCGGTTTGCGCGCCGGGGGGAACATCCGATAGTGCAATTTACAGCACGATACCAAGCAGTACGTACGGATATAAATATGGCACTTCAATGGCCGCACCGCTTGTTTCAGGATTGGCCGCGCTTTTATTTTCAAAATTCCCAAGCATCACCCGCGACCAGGTTTATTACAGGATAACGTCCGAAGCTGAAGACCTTGGGACTGCCGGAAAAGACAATTTTTACGGCTATGGGATAATAAATATTGTAGAAACACTTGGAGATATTATTGCCCCCACGGTAGAAGTTATTTCGCCAGCCGGCGGGGAAAGGATGACAATGGGTGGGGCATTGAATATTAGGTGGAGCGCATCGGATACGGGCATCGGATTATCGGCAACGCCTATTGCATTATATTATTCTTTGGATAACGGCGCATCATATTCAACTATAGCGGCCGCAAGTTCAAACAGCGGAACTTATAGTTTTACACTTCCACAAACTCCTACAGCTGAAGCAAAGATAAAAATTTCTGTGGCCGACCTTAGCGGCAATATCGCGACCGCGGAATCTAAATCTTTTACGATCCTTAATCTTGCAGCAGGAATATATCCATACCCTATCCCCGCAAGAAATCATGAAAGCATCTATTTCCTCGGAGCCTCCGGCGGAGACACCTTAAGGATCTTCGATGCAAACGGAGATACTGTAAGGACAATTTATAATGCCTCCGACCCGCAGATCGTTTGGGACCAAAAAAACAGCGATGGCTCATACTGTTCGCCGGGCATCTATTTCTATGTCATATCTTCATCCACAAGTAAAAAGACAGGAAAGCTTATAATATTAAAATGACAAACCACGTTACCCGTTACGCGTTACTAATAATTGGATTTTGGATTTTGCATATTCCTTGTTTTGCGGCAGGAAGCGAGGGTTTTGCGTTTACGAAAATACCTCAAGGCGTGAAAGCCGTTTCAATGGGCGGATCGTTTACGGCTATAGCCGATGACCCGTCAGCAATATATTGGAATCCTGCAGGCCTCGCGCAGTTAACGGAAAGCAGGATATATTCGTCTTTTTCAAGTTGGCTGCAAAATACGGGCATTTCATACTGGGCTTCGAACTTAATCCGATATCCCCATACTTTCGGCGTTTCATTCTATAATTTGGATTATGGCGTAATAAATGAAACAACTTACGCTTCGCCGCAAGGCACGGGAAAAGCTGTTAATCCTTTTGAGAATTTGCTTTCTTTTACATATGCCAGAAGCTTCCATGACACGGCATTCGCAGGGATAAATCTTAATTTTGGCTCGCAAAACCTGGGTTATTCATCGGCTTCATTTAATTCCATAGATGCCGGGCTCCTGTACAAATATAATAATATCGAAGGTTTATCTTTCGGCTTGGCTTTCAAGAATTATAGCTTGGCTGATAGGCTGCCAACAAGCTTAAGGGCGGGAGTTGCATATAGGACAATAATTGATAACCCGGAATATCCCATAAGCAGCAGCGCATTAAGCCTTGATCTCAACTCGACTTCCGGGAACAATCTGGCGGTAAATTCCGGAGCAGAATATATTTTCAACAAGACGCTCGCGTTAAGGGCGGGATTAAATTCCAGGAATTACACGCTGGGATTGGGACTGATGCTGAATAATTTCATATTTGATCTTGCCTACGCGCCTTATGAAGACCTGGGAAATACTTATCGTGTTGCTTTAAACTACACGCTTTGATAAAATATTTCCAATGGATCCTTCCTTAAAAGAACTAGAGTTTTCAGCGTCAACCTGCACAAGATGTCCGCTCGCAAAAACCCGCACAAAAGTAGTTTTCGGCAATGGCCCTGTCCCATCCGATATTATGCTTATCGGTGAAGCCCCAGGAGCTGATGAAGATGCGCAAGGCTTGCCTTTCGTGGGAAAGTCGGGAAAATTACTAACTCAAATATTGGCTTCGGTCGGGATCAATCGTCCTGATGATATTTATATCTCGAATACAGTTAAATGCAGGCCTCCCGAGAATCGTGCGCCATTAGCCTCCGAACAAGAAGCCTGCTACCCGTATCTTCATGCGCAAATATTCCAATTTGTTAAACCTAAGATATTATTGCTGGTCGGGGCCCCTGCTGTAAAAGATATATTAAAAACCGATGAACCAATTTCAAAGATCAGGGGAAAATGGTTCAACCTACCAAATACCGAAATATCCGTAATGCCGATATTCCACCCATCTTATCTTCTCCGCTATGCAAGCAAAGAAAAAGGCTCCCCTAAGTGGCTTACCTGGCAGGATATGCTGGAAGTAAGGAACGCACTTGATTTTATAAAGAAAGTTAAAGAGCTCGAAGGGAAAAAATGAAAGTTTCCATCCTTAAAGAATCAAAATTAGACGATAAAGAAAGAGAAGTAGAGAGCCGCGTTGTATTGACTCCCGGAATCGCCTTCGAATTAAGAAGGCTGCGGAACAGAATTCAGCCATAAGATCGGGGATCAATATTGAAAATGGAAGAATTGCGCATGAAGGATTGGCTTCGGTGTTTTAAATTTTACATTGGCCCTTGACAGCCGTTGTATAATTTCTTCATGATCGATCTTTTGGAAGATAAAGAATTCCAGCGCCTCGAAAAGATATACCCTTTTCTTTCCCGCGCGCGCGAAGAAGTCTGCGGTATGGAAAAAGAGACTTTTTCAATCGTAGACATTGAAACAACAGGCCTCGATTATACGAAATCCGAAATTATAGAAATTGCGGCGATAAAAGTCCAGAACGGCGATGTAAAGGATATTTATAATACCTTGATAAAACCTGCTGCCGAAATCACGCCCAATATTGAACGCTTGACCGGAATTAATAATGATCTAGTATTAGGAAGCCCTGTAATTTCTGATGTCGCCCCAAAATTCTTGTTTTTTATCGAGAACACGATCCTCGTTGCCCATAACAGCGATTTTGACATCCCATTCTTGAAACATCATCTTCAAAATAAATTTACCAATCAAATATTATGCACTTTAAAGGCTTCAAGATATTTGCTCCCGAATCTTGCAAATCATAAGCTCCACACAGTCGCCAAATATTTCAATATCGATGCTCAAAACAGGCATAGAGCTCTTGGCGATGTTGAAACAACGCTTGGAATGTTTTTAAAAATGATCCCTCTGCTTCAGTCAAAGGGAATTTACAAAAAAGAAGATTTGCAGAAAATACCGGGTTGAGATATGATAATGACCAATGACCAATTTCCAATGACCAACATTGTATCGCTTCGCGATAATTATAATAAATACATTGTTGGGATTTGGTCATTGGGATTTGGGATTTTATATATATGGACTTTATCTCCGATATTTGGAACAAAGCAAAAAAACTGAACAAACGGATCGTTCTGCCAGAAACTAACGATATCCGCGTACTAAAAGCCACAGAGTTCATAATAAAAAGCAAACTAGCGCAAGTTATCCTTATTGGGAACGAAAACGATATTGCAAGGCTTGCTCAAATGCACAGCATTAATCTAACCGGCTCAGCTATAATCGATCCAAAGAAATCGCCGCAGTTGCCGGAATTCGCTCAAAGCTTTAAGGTTAAACGCGAAAAAAAAGGAATGGTCTACGAAAAAGCACTCGAAATATTGACCACAAATTATCTTTTCTTCGGCGCTATGCTTGTTGACTCGGGAAATGCAGACGGAATGGTATCAGGTGCTGTACATACCACAGCCGGCACTATGAGAGCTCTTTTGCAGTGTGTTGGAGTCGCGGACGGCGCATCTATTGTTTCAAGCTTCTTTGCTATGATAAGCCCTAAAAAAGAATTTGGCGAAGAAGGGCTGATATTTTTCGCCGATTGTGCGGTAAACCCGAATCCGACATCGGAACAGCTAGCACAGATCGCTATTCAAACTTCTGATTCTTTCTCTCGCCTAACATCAAAGTCGCCCAGGGTCGCAATGCTTTCGTTCTCTACAAAAGGATCGGCTTCGCACCCTGATGTTGCAAAAGTTACGAATGCGGTTGAGATCGCAAAAAAAATGAGGCCAAATCTTGTCGTGGACGGTGAAATGCAATTGGACGCGGCTATTATCCCAATTATCGGGAACAGGAAAGCGCCAGGGAGCGAGGTCGCGGGCTACGCAAATATATTGATCTTCCCTACCCTTGATGCCGGAAATATCGGATATAAATTGACCGAAAGATTAGGTGGCGCACTTGCCTTGGGTCCGATCCTCCAAGGCGCGAAAAAACCGATAAATGACCTCTCTCGCGGATGTTCGGTCGATGACATAGTAAACGTTTCAGCCATAACCGCGATACAAGCATCGTAGAGACATGAAAAAACTGCTAGATATTGCAAAACAAAATAACGCTGAAATAGAGATCTACAAGATTATTTCTAATTCCACAACGGTCGATGTTAGAAACAAAGAAGTAGAATCGATCGACGCAGTCCAAGAAGGCGGCCTATCTATTAAGGTCATCAAAGACCACAAGCTCGGTTTTGCGTATACAACCGATTTTGAAGATGAAGCATTGGAATTATCTTTTCAAAAAGCACTGGATAGTTCAAAATATACAATAGAAGACCCAAATTATTCTATTCCTACCTCCGAAAAATACGAACCACTCGCAACTTTTGACAGGGAAATTCTTGATCTTTCGATCGAGAAAAAAATAGATTATGCAAAACAAATGGAATCGGCGGCATACTCGGCGGATAATAGAGTTAAAAAGACAGAGAAGATATCTTTCTCAACTTCAGAAACAAAGATCACTATCCTAAATTCCAATGGTATCGACATCACATATCATGCAAACCATTGCGGGGGGATATGCGAAGTGATTGCCGAAGCCGGATCAGAGCAGGAAAGCGGATTTGGAATGAGCTTTGTGACGAGGCTTTGGGATTTCAACAGCAATAATGTCGGCATCGAATCCGCGCAGCGCGCGAGCGAATTGCTGCTATCAAAACCAATATCGCCAAAAATCATGCCATTAATTTTGGACCCATACGTTGGGGCCCAATTGCTAGGCGCGATATCAAATCTTTTTTCTTCGGATGCCGTCCAAAAAAATAAATCCCTTTTTGCGCATAAAATAGGACAAACGGTCGCTTCGAGCTGTATTAATATTATTGACGATGGCAGGCTAAAGAATGGGGTATCGAGCTCGCCTGTCGACGATGAAGGCGTTCCAACAAAAAAAACGACGCTTATTGAAAAGGGAAAGCTCATGAATTATCTCTATAATACATACACTGCAAAAAAAGAAGGAAAGCCATCAACTGGCAGCGGAAGAAGGGCTTCTTATAAATCTCTCCCTGAAGTGTCTCCGAGCAATCTTTTTTTTGAACCGGGGATCAATTCAAAAGATAACCTGATCTCAAAAGTTAAAAGTGGATTATATGTTAAAAGAGTAATGGGAATGCACACAGTAAACCCAATTTCCGGCGATTTTTCAATTGGCGCCGCGGGGATCATGGTCGAAAACGGAAATATTGCATATCCTGTTCGCGGAATAACAATTTCCGGGAATTTGATCGACTTTTTGCAAGCAATCGATGAAGTCGGGTCAGACCTAAGATTTTTTCCGATGTCTGCCAATCTGGGAAGCCCTACTTTGCTTGTATCAAATATTGCCGTCAGCGGATAATAGTGATAAAATTAATATCATGGCAAGAAAAATTAAAATATTCGATACCACCCTTCGCGACGGCGAACAATGCCCCGGCGCATCGCTTAACCCCGAAGAAAAATTAGAGATCGCCCGCCAGCTTGCCCGCCTCAATGTTGATGTGATAGAAGCGGGTTTCGCGATCGCATCTCCTGGTGATTTTGAATCTGTAAAAGCTATAGCCCAGCAGATAAAAGGGCCTATTATTTGCAGTTTGGCGCGGGCTGTAAAAAAAGATATCCAAGCGGCTTTTGACGCGGTAAAATTCTCCGATAAGCCAAGGATACATACTTTTATTGCAACATCCCCAATCCATATGGAAAAGAAACTGGAAATGTCCCCGGATAAAGTATATGAACGCGCCGTTGAAATGGTAAAGTTCGCGCGAACACTTTGCCCCGATATCGAATTTTCACCTGAAGACGCGGGACGATCCGACCCTCTCTTTCTGTACAGGATAATCGCAGGAGTAATTGAAGCCGGAGCTGCAACGATCAATGTACCCGATACTGTGGGATATACGACCCCATGGGAATTTGGCGCATTGATAGAGGGCATAATAAAGAACGTCCCGCAAATCAAAGAAAAAAATATCACAATAAGCGTCCATTGCCACAATGACCTTGGGCTCGCAACAATAAACTCGCTTGCGGCCGTGCGCGCAGGCGCAAACCAAGTTGAATGCACAATAAATGGTATAGGCGAGCGTGCCGGCAACGCATCTCTTGAAGAAGTCGTTATGACAATTAAGACCAGAAAAGATTATTTTGATTGCGAAACAAACATCAACACGAAAGAAATATATCGATCCAGCAGATTGGTATCAAATCTTACAGGACTCATGGTCCAGCCAAATAAGGCAATTGTGGGCGGCAATGCCTTCGCGCATGAAGCAGGCATCCATCAAGCGGGAATGCTTAAAGCCCGCGAAACTTACGAAATTATGGCGCCTGAAGATATTGGCCTTACTGAAACCCGTCTTGTGCTTGGAAAGCATTCTGGGCGCCATGCTTTTGCCGACAAGCTTAAAGATATGGGATACGCCCTATCCGAAGAAAATCTTGAAAAAGCTTTTGCCAAGTTCAAAGAATTGGCAGATAAGAAAAAAGATGTTTCGGAAAGGGATCTTGAAGCGATCGTCGCGGAAGAAGTTTATGTCGTGCCGGAAGTCTATAGTATAGAAAAGATAGATATTTCATCCGGAACACATAAGCAGCCAACCGCAACAGTTTCTTTGAATTTCAAAGGCAAAACCCACGCCATAACCGAAAAAGGCGCAGGCCCCGTCGATGCGGTTTATCTTGCCATAGATAAGATCACAAAGATCAGATCACAACTTGTCGATTATTCGATCCAGGCGATAACAGGCGGAACAGACGCGCAAGGTGAAGTTACGGTAAGAATTAAAGATAATAATATTATATATGTAGGCCATGGGGCTTCAACTGACATCATAATCGCGTCAGCAAAAGCATATCTTAGCGCGATAAATAGGCTGATTTTTGCCAAAAGCGAGAACTTGGGCCGCGGGCTTGAATAATTAGGCCTGTTCAACGGTAACGCAGGTTAAAGTCCGGGCTACAAGACCCGAAGATTGGATCTTTTTTACTATTAATTCACCCATAGATTTTAGATCTGACGCCTCAACAAAAACGATTATATCGTACGGTCCCGTTACAAGGTGGAGAGTTTTAACGCCTTTGATGTCTTTTATGATATTTATCAGGT
This window encodes:
- the lysA gene encoding diaminopimelate decarboxylase; the encoded protein is MNQPITSKINAKGHFEVGGCDCVDLASEFGTPLYVIDEVTLRGKCREYRTAFKDRYQNTLIIYASKALCTTALLRIINDEGLGVDVSSGGEFFTARNAGCNLSNIYFHGNNKPEKELEEAIEAGIGRIVVDNLQELVNLDKITEKLKKKTKILFRVNPGIDAHTHEFIQTGQIDSKFGMAKENIVDAVKLTQKMNFVDFVGLHAHIGSQIFDVKPFLAEIDVLTDIASQIFKAVQIRVEEINIGGGLGIDYSGADDVTSVDSFAKEIVDRLKTNLAKEDLLEPKLVLEPGRSIVGNAGVTLYKIGSVKEITGIRKYVAVDGGMSDNPRPILYQAKYEATIANKANDKKTEKVTVAGRFCESGDKLIIDYDLQRSEANDILAVFCTGAYCYSMASNYNRVPRPAMVLVNNGSGTLIVKRESYDELVQNDILPA
- a CDS encoding citramalate synthase; its protein translation is MPKISIYDTTLRDGAQTEGISFSVEDKLKITYLLDGFGIDYIEGGWPGSNPKDIEFFKKAKDLKLKHAKLSAFSSTRRGNIKVEDDKNIATLIEAGTPVVAIFGKTWDFHVAEALKVSLDENLLMIKDTIAYIKSKGKEVVFDAEHFFDGYKKNPSYALKCLKTAEEAGADVLCLCDTNGGTLAFEAQKIINEIKTKLIAPIGIHAHNDSECAVSVSGMAVYCGANQVQGTINGYGERCGNANLCSIIPIINLKMKFDCSAGKNLNSLTELSRHVSEIANLPQSAHQPFVGRSAFAHKGGIHVSAVLKNPGTYEHIAPESVGNERRATVSELSGISNLLFKAKEYGVDIDRDSASAKDIIKKLKQLEHEGYQFEEGEASFELLLKRSFGLHRPSFELQKYSIEIVQNTEENFIVNANIKIIVKGKTYESKAIGDGPINALDGALRKVLEDIYPAIKTIKLADYKVRVLDSKAGTAARVRVIIESCDDSKCWGTVGVSTNVVEASYLALVDSLEYKLLREKK
- a CDS encoding S8 family peptidase, which encodes MIKKVIIYLIILSVPAFASGLIKIEQVQDPVTLRSADAVQGEVLVKFKPAISTKSISALSLNVLEVSLSTQVYKLAVPPGRTISEYLTELSNDKNIIYAEPNYIIRAHATTPNDTSYDLQWNLPLIKAPEGWDISTGDATVVIADIDSGCDTTHPDLSDKITSNSKNFQGAGSSITDLNSHGTHTAGILAAVTNNSVGVAGVAWNCKIMVLRMLDAAGTGEVFDFNNAVVYAADKGAKVINMSLGTLNFSQSMADAVAYAYGKNCAMFSSSGNESSLTVDYPAKLAGVIAVSAVDKNKNITPYSNSGPEISVCAPGGTSDSAIYSTIPSSTYGYKYGTSMAAPLVSGLAALLFSKFPSITRDQVYYRITSEAEDLGTAGKDNFYGYGIINIVETLGDIIAPTVEVISPAGGERMTMGGALNIRWSASDTGIGLSATPIALYYSLDNGASYSTIAAASSNSGTYSFTLPQTPTAEAKIKISVADLSGNIATAESKSFTILNLAAGIYPYPIPARNHESIYFLGASGGDTLRIFDANGDTVRTIYNASDPQIVWDQKNSDGSYCSPGIYFYVISSSTSKKTGKLIILK
- a CDS encoding PorV/PorQ family protein; the encoded protein is MTNHVTRYALLIIGFWILHIPCFAAGSEGFAFTKIPQGVKAVSMGGSFTAIADDPSAIYWNPAGLAQLTESRIYSSFSSWLQNTGISYWASNLIRYPHTFGVSFYNLDYGVINETTYASPQGTGKAVNPFENLLSFTYARSFHDTAFAGINLNFGSQNLGYSSASFNSIDAGLLYKYNNIEGLSFGLAFKNYSLADRLPTSLRAGVAYRTIIDNPEYPISSSALSLDLNSTSGNNLAVNSGAEYIFNKTLALRAGLNSRNYTLGLGLMLNNFIFDLAYAPYEDLGNTYRVALNYTL
- a CDS encoding uracil-DNA glycosylase produces the protein MDPSLKELEFSASTCTRCPLAKTRTKVVFGNGPVPSDIMLIGEAPGADEDAQGLPFVGKSGKLLTQILASVGINRPDDIYISNTVKCRPPENRAPLASEQEACYPYLHAQIFQFVKPKILLLVGAPAVKDILKTDEPISKIRGKWFNLPNTEISVMPIFHPSYLLRYASKEKGSPKWLTWQDMLEVRNALDFIKKVKELEGKK
- a CDS encoding 3'-5' exonuclease — encoded protein: MIDLLEDKEFQRLEKIYPFLSRAREEVCGMEKETFSIVDIETTGLDYTKSEIIEIAAIKVQNGDVKDIYNTLIKPAAEITPNIERLTGINNDLVLGSPVISDVAPKFLFFIENTILVAHNSDFDIPFLKHHLQNKFTNQILCTLKASRYLLPNLANHKLHTVAKYFNIDAQNRHRALGDVETTLGMFLKMIPLLQSKGIYKKEDLQKIPG
- the pta gene encoding phosphate acetyltransferase; the encoded protein is MDFISDIWNKAKKLNKRIVLPETNDIRVLKATEFIIKSKLAQVILIGNENDIARLAQMHSINLTGSAIIDPKKSPQLPEFAQSFKVKREKKGMVYEKALEILTTNYLFFGAMLVDSGNADGMVSGAVHTTAGTMRALLQCVGVADGASIVSSFFAMISPKKEFGEEGLIFFADCAVNPNPTSEQLAQIAIQTSDSFSRLTSKSPRVAMLSFSTKGSASHPDVAKVTNAVEIAKKMRPNLVVDGEMQLDAAIIPIIGNRKAPGSEVAGYANILIFPTLDAGNIGYKLTERLGGALALGPILQGAKKPINDLSRGCSVDDIVNVSAITAIQAS
- a CDS encoding TldD/PmbA family protein, translating into MKKLLDIAKQNNAEIEIYKIISNSTTVDVRNKEVESIDAVQEGGLSIKVIKDHKLGFAYTTDFEDEALELSFQKALDSSKYTIEDPNYSIPTSEKYEPLATFDREILDLSIEKKIDYAKQMESAAYSADNRVKKTEKISFSTSETKITILNSNGIDITYHANHCGGICEVIAEAGSEQESGFGMSFVTRLWDFNSNNVGIESAQRASELLLSKPISPKIMPLILDPYVGAQLLGAISNLFSSDAVQKNKSLFAHKIGQTVASSCINIIDDGRLKNGVSSSPVDDEGVPTKKTTLIEKGKLMNYLYNTYTAKKEGKPSTGSGRRASYKSLPEVSPSNLFFEPGINSKDNLISKVKSGLYVKRVMGMHTVNPISGDFSIGAAGIMVENGNIAYPVRGITISGNLIDFLQAIDEVGSDLRFFPMSANLGSPTLLVSNIAVSG
- a CDS encoding 2-isopropylmalate synthase, encoding MARKIKIFDTTLRDGEQCPGASLNPEEKLEIARQLARLNVDVIEAGFAIASPGDFESVKAIAQQIKGPIICSLARAVKKDIQAAFDAVKFSDKPRIHTFIATSPIHMEKKLEMSPDKVYERAVEMVKFARTLCPDIEFSPEDAGRSDPLFLYRIIAGVIEAGAATINVPDTVGYTTPWEFGALIEGIIKNVPQIKEKNITISVHCHNDLGLATINSLAAVRAGANQVECTINGIGERAGNASLEEVVMTIKTRKDYFDCETNINTKEIYRSSRLVSNLTGLMVQPNKAIVGGNAFAHEAGIHQAGMLKARETYEIMAPEDIGLTETRLVLGKHSGRHAFADKLKDMGYALSEENLEKAFAKFKELADKKKDVSERDLEAIVAEEVYVVPEVYSIEKIDISSGTHKQPTATVSLNFKGKTHAITEKGAGPVDAVYLAIDKITKIRSQLVDYSIQAITGGTDAQGEVTVRIKDNNIIYVGHGASTDIIIASAKAYLSAINRLIFAKSENLGRGLE
- a CDS encoding Lrp/AsnC ligand binding domain-containing protein, which translates into the protein MAYFNRLDYLVRGGIMAATTAYILIEALPGKAIDLINIIKDIKGVKTLHLVTGPYDIIVFVEASDLKSMGELIVKKIQSSGLVARTLTCVTVEQA